The Thermodesulfovibrionia bacterium genome includes a window with the following:
- a CDS encoding cbb3-type cytochrome c oxidase subunit I has protein sequence MDKIVVWYLRMSVIYFVAGAALGMGMFIWPEESGIYKDIHVHFNLLGFMTMMIYGVGYHILPKFSGVHIYSPKIMNVQFWLSNAGLIGMATTWPMTIVGYAAGIAGPMLMLSAALSLIAVILFAFNILKTIKPVQM, from the coding sequence TTGGATAAGATAGTTGTCTGGTATTTGAGAATGAGCGTCATATACTTTGTCGCAGGCGCGGCTTTGGGAATGGGGATGTTCATATGGCCTGAAGAATCCGGGATCTATAAAGATATACATGTGCACTTCAACCTCCTCGGTTTCATGACGATGATGATCTACGGTGTCGGTTATCACATACTCCCGAAGTTCAGCGGTGTTCATATATACAGCCCCAAGATAATGAATGTACAGTTCTGGCTCTCAAACGCCGGTCTGATCGGCATGGCGACAACATGGCCCATGACTATAGTTGGATATGCCGCTGGTATTGCAGGGCCGATGCTCATGCTGTCAGCAGCGCTCTCGCTTATCGCAGTTATACTCTTCGCATTCAATATACTGAAGACGATCAAGCCGGTTCAGATGTAG
- a CDS encoding DUF1858 domain-containing protein, whose amino-acid sequence MEITKNSVIGDLIKEVPGADAVIKKYFGNGCFTCPGINVESITFGSAMHNVDPEKLIAEIKALQKS is encoded by the coding sequence ATGGAAATCACAAAGAATTCAGTAATAGGTGACTTAATAAAAGAGGTGCCCGGAGCGGATGCTGTTATAAAGAAGTACTTCGGCAACGGGTGCTTTACATGCCCGGGGATCAATGTCGAGTCCATAACTTTCGGCTCTGCCATGCATAATGTTGACCCTGAAAAGTTAATAGCTGAAATAAAGGCGCTTCAGAAATCCTGA